The genomic segment TGCGGAGCCTCCGCCTCTGGACCCTGCCCGGGCTGAGCGCGGTGCCCTTGGAGCTCCCACTTCCGCTCGGTTCGCCCGAGCGGAAGTGCGCCGGCCGGCCGTGTCCCCTACGGCCTCCAGGCGGAAGCGCGCTGAGGCCGCCTCTCCCACCGATCCCGCGTTGCGCTGTGCGTCGGGTTCCGGAGAGGTCCCGTGTGACGTGGCCGCGCGCCGAGGGCGGCTCCGGGCCGGGGGCCGGGCAGCCGGGCAGCCGGGCAGCCGGGCCGGGTGGGGCAGGCCCGGGGCGGGGCGCGGTTTCGCAGCTGGATGGCCGGGACAGCTCGGAGCGCTACCGCTGCCGCACGGTGAGTTACCACCCGACCTCCAGGGCCAGAGCCCGGGCTGGGACCCGCTCGATCCCCGCATCCCGGCCGGGCTTGTCTTGGTCAGACGTGGGCCTCTCGCCCAGAGCCCAGGCATTAAACTTCTGTGGGTTTTCTCTCCTGTCGCCTCACTCGTCgctccccatttcctcctgctGTGCCCCTTCATGTTCTTCCCTCCCACTCTCTGTAGAGCTACAGAGCTCTCTCACTCTTGATTCTCTCTTGCTttgtcccttctctctctccgACTTTCCGTACCCCCTTCACCTCTCTCAGACCAGTGGTCCCCTCACCTCTATGTGACCTACCTCAGCCTTCAAGTATGGCCTGGCCCAGTCCTGCCTTTGATTTCATCTGGGTCTCCTGTTAAGGCCTGGAGATCCTACAAGGGGCATCTTTTCTACCTCCAGAAGCAGTGGCTTTCCACTCTTCCCATCTCCATCAggggatgagaaaactgaggcagggaTGTCACCAGCTCAAGGTCACAGCCAGCATGAGGCAGGGCGAACCACATTTAAACCTGCTGCCTGAGTTTCCCGATTGAACTTCTCTTTTGGTTGACTCACATCCACGTCTTGTGGATCACCCCAGCTGGGCACATTCCTGCCGTCTAGAGCTCCAGGCCTCCTctgtctgcctcctcctccacaccAGACACGTTCACCTGCATCAGCAAGCTCATCTCATCTTCACAACTGTGTGAGGGAGGCAATACTTAACTTCATCCTATAGACACggaaactgaggttctgagaAGGGACTTCAGGGACTTGCCTCCAGTGTGAAACAGGTGTAAGCCAGAGCACAAAGTTCACAGCAGGTCTCCAAAGCCTGTACTCTGCACATCTGTCAGGCAGCCCCTAACTGAGGGTTCCTTTCTCTTCAGTCCCACATCCTGTCTGTCTCCATGCCACAGGGATATGGGGCTCATTTCCTAGGAAGAAGTTCTGATGTTCCTGTCCTGGCTCAGCTTCTTAGTTTCCCCACCTATGCCTCATAATGTCACCCATCAAGCTAGAGAGTGCTGGCCTCAGTCCCTGGAACGTATTCGCTGGAGCACATCCTGGTGGCCAAGCCTCCTCTGGCAGCCAAGCACCCCATTGGGCCGGGCCTGCCGGTGGCTAAGGGGAGCCTAGCCAGGGCCTCACCCTGTCGTTAGGGAAAGTTTAGCCTCAGGCAGACATGCTGACACACAGTCTGGAGCTGgctcagaaggaaaaaatgtgTGGATTTGGGAGTGGGGTTTGAAGAAGCAGAGCTTCTTCACTTTGTGCACCCATCATTTGGGTCCTCAGAGGCCCCGGGCACGCCAAGCAGGAGGGCGGATGCCATGGCCACTTGTAGTGGGAGGAGGGTTAAGATGCCACGTTTCCTAAGCAGGTGTGCAGCCAAGGGTGGCAGCTCACGTCAGTGGCCTTTGTGTTTTTCAGCACGTGGCATGCCTGGATGCCCCTGCCCCTGTTGTGGCATGACGGGCCAGAGGCTCCTCTTCCTCACTGCTCTTGCCCTGGAGCTCCTAGGAGGGACTGGGGGTTCCCAGCAGGCCCTCTGGAGCTGGGGGGCTGCCACAGCATGTCACCTGGACAACAAGGAAAGTGAATCCTGGGGGACCCTGCTGAGTGGGGAGAGGCTGGATACCTGGATCTGCTCCCTCCTGGGCTCCCTCATGGTGGGGCTCAGCGGGGTTTTCCCACTGCTCATCATTCCCCTGGAGATGGGGGCCACGCTGCACTCAGAAGGTGGGTGCCCCTCCTCTGGTGCCCAAGGGTGGCCAGCAGCAGGGCAAACATGCTTTCTTCCTGGGAGAACAAGGTCTCACATCCCGGGTTACAGTGTGTCTGAGGTGAAGGAGGGGACAGAATACAGTTTCTCACCTTGGTCCTCTGAGACTGGGGTATGCCATGTTCACTTGTCTTCGTGTGTACATGGGTTCATTTATTCTGAAAGAATaaaagtcaacaaacatttacctAGAAGCAGTACAGATAGGCTGCCTGGGCtcagatcctggctctgccacttaccagctgggtGGCACTGGGCAAACTACTTAACTTCATTCTGCCTCCAGCACCCAACCTTAacaatggggatgataatagtatctacttcatTGGCACTGTTGAGAAGATTTAATGAACTAATATTGGTAAAGCACTCAGAGGACTGCCTGGTGTAGGAAAAGGGCTACTATTCACGGGCCCTGTGCTGGGTACATATGCAGGGGCCAGCAGAGTGTCACCTCTCCCTTCAGTCTCTGCTTATGCTGCAAAAGAACCCTCAGACTGAGGGCCCTGGCTGGCCTTATTCAGGAATATGTGGGAGGCTGGCTGCAGGCCCGCCTTTGGGAAGGGGACCTCTCGAGCAGCACACAGGCCGGTGTGCAGGTTCTTCCTTGGCATTTCTGTCACACCGTGTGCATGTCTGTTCACAAATGCCATGTCATAATGAAAAATACACAACGTCAGATGAGGAGTGCCGTGGTCCGGAGCATCAAAGTGAGTGGCCCACTCAGGGTCCCCTCCTCTtacagccacccccaccccaagtggcaagcccagctcagccctgccTTTCCAGCTCAGCCTGGCTTACTCTCCCTTCACCCAGGTCAGTGGCTATCCTCACCCAAGAGTGTGACACCCAAGGTCTGGACCAGGGCTCCAGGAATCTGTTTGAAATGAGTGCCCCAGGGGCTTGTACTGCCTCCAGGCTTGGAAACTGTTCATCCAGCAGATGGTTATGAACACATCtatgccaggtgctgggctgcGGGTTGGCACCACAGCTGTGAACGGAGCCCTCTTGGGTCCCTGCTGTCATGTCTGTGCATCCTATCATCTCAGCTCTTCATGGCATCCTTGTCGGGTCAGTGCAGGGAGGACTTGgattattagctccattttaccAGTGGGATGgtacaggcacagagaggttcttTGACcagcctaaagtcacacagcctgGGAGTAGCAGCTTCCCATGGGATCCTCCATAACCCCCACCAAGctgcctctgggcctcaatttctctATCAAACAAAGGGTTTGGACATGGCCTCTCAGGGCACTACCAACTGTGGATGCTGCAAGTCTGCCAAAGTCCCCAAATCTGCCACTTTTCTGACAGTACAGTAGCTGAAAAAGTTCCCATTTAGTGAGGACTTGCTATGGATACGGTCTTGTAATTCTCACAAAATCCCTATTGGATCGATATAATTATCCCgatttacaaatggggaaacagagTCCCAGAAGTACTCTGCCCAAGGTCATCAGCTGGTGGAGATGATGGAGAGCTGAAACCTGTTGGGCTTCAAAGCCCATCTCTTAACCATGAAGCAGTAGAGGCTCCACAGTCATCTAGCAGTTGTGTATtcctgctgaacacctagcccttgCTGGGCCTGGGGACCTAGGAAGGACAGCAGCCCCCATCCAGCCTTCTGGAGGCTTACAGTCTGATTGAGAAAAACAGAGCCCATTGAACTGGGTGGGGTAGACTCTGATGGGTCGGCCCCAGGCGCCCCATCTCTACCTTGTAGCTGGGGCCCAGCGCCTGAAGCAGCTGCTCAGCTTTGCCTTGGGGGGCCTCTTGGGCAACGTGTTTCTCCACTTGCTGCCTGAGGCGTGGGCCTACACGTGCAGCACCAGCCCTGGTGAGTGAGGCCACAGGCCGGGAGCAGAAGGgtggggggctggaggggagcTGCACCCATGCCTGCAATGGCCTAGGCCCTGCCTGCTCTGCCAGAATGACCAGGAGAGGGGTGCCGTGCATCTGCCAGGGGACTTGTCCTGGTCCCAGCACCCTGGCTCCTGTGGGAGTTCCTGGGGCCCAGCTGCCCCACTGGCCAGTCCTGGCCCCCTTGCCCTGTCACTGCCCTGGACTAGGACCCATTCCAGATGGTCCTCCTCCTGTGTCGGTACTGCCCCCTGCAGGTGGCAAGGGGCAGAGccttcagcagcagcagcagctggggctGTGGGTCATCACTGGCTTTCTGACCTTCCTGGCGCTGGAGAAGATGCTCCTGGAcagcaaggaggaggaggagaccagCCAGGTGAGTCCCAGATCCCAGGACCTGGAGAGGTCAGCCTCTGTTCTGTAGTGGTGCCAGGGAGGCCTAAGCTCTGAGTTGAACCCTGAAAAGAGGGTCTCCTGACCTTTCCTGGGAGCTCTGGGAGGCTGGGCCAGCTTGTTTGGAAGGATCTGGAGAGTGAGGCATCAGCCCCTGCTATAGCTTGTTCTTACAGACTGATAgtgatggtggcgtgagaggctGATGGTCTGTGGAGTTTAGGGGCACCTGGGTGATTGAGCAGTCAGAAGCCTAGCCAGATAAAAGGGCTATTTCCCTTCTGTTTTTCCATCAATCCCCTTCTGTGTGTACCCTGGCCAAGTGAGGGGCATCTAATGtcacctctccctcctcccgGCCCTAGGCCTCCAGCAAAGACCCAGCTGCTGCTGCCGTGCTCAATGGAGGCCACTATCTGGCCCAGCCAGCTGCAGAAACTGGCGTGAGTGCTGTGGTCCGGAGCATCAAAGTGAGTGGCCCACTCAGGGCCCCCTCCTCCtacagccacccccaccccaagtggcaagcccagctcagccctgccTTTTCAGCTCAGCCTGGCTTACTCTCCCTTCACCCAGGTCAGTGGCTATCTTAACCTCCTGGCCAACACCATAGACAACTTCACTCATGGGCTTGCTGTGGCTGCCAGCTTCCTTGTGAGCAAGAAGGTGagtggggttggggaaggtgggacCCAAGCAGTTCTAGTGAAAATGGTGCCTGTTGGCTCTGCCTTCAAAACAGGTCTCCAGTCTATCTCCTTCCTGTCCCTCCATCACCAACACCCTTATCTAAGCCCCCAGGACTCCTGCCACTCAGCCTTCTTTTGTTCCAAACCACTAGTCTATTCTCCTTGCTGTGAACACTCCTTATTGGGTCCACATGCCTCTGCCTGGTTTTAGATGCTTctctcccacctccttcctctgccctctATGCTCTGGCCCCAGTTGTTTGCCTACTCTTGACCTGGCTGAGTTCTTTCCCTGTCATCACCTCCAAATCACACTATTTCGTCTGCCTGAAATGTTCTTCCTTCCACTCTTTGAACCACTGGCTCCTCATCCTTCAGGCCTCTACTTAAACGTACTTCCTTAAAGAGGCCCGCATTACTCATGGCCCATGGCACATATCCTTttcccccagcacctggcacagtgtgTAATCACGCTGTTATTCATGTTTATTCagtgcctgcctctcccctccaGATCATCAGCTTCATGAAGGcagttttcttgtctttttcatttgcTGCTATATTTCTAATAGCCAAACATTACCTGGCCAGAGCACTCagagtaaatatttgtagaataagtGGAGAAGTGGGTGCCCTGGCCCTTGGTACAGACTCCCACAGACTCTACTCCCTGCAGATTGGGCTCCTGACCACCATGGCCATCCTCCTGCATGAGATCCCCCATGAGGTTAGTGCCAGAGGGTCAGCATTGTGGGTGTGGAGCCTGGGGGAGGGATTTGGGATGGGACTGCCCACCAGTGGCAGGCTTGAGGGCTGGACTTCTGAGGCTTGGAACTGCTCAGCCCACCAGGTGGCAGCCACCATCTCAGCTTTGCTCTAGCCTCCTTGGGCCTGGGGTCCCAGACAAGGGGGAATGTGGGCTGGGGGGCTCAGTGACAGGGCTGGTGCAGGGGACTTGGTGCTCATGTCCATATCCGAGGTGTTCAGGGGGCCTGGCTCCACTGAAGCCCAGAATGATCATCTGGACCTCCCCTCAGGTGGGCGACTTTGCCATCCTGCTCCGAGCCGGCTTTGACAGATGGAGCGCAGCCAAGCTGCAGCTCTCGACGGCACTGGGGGGCCTGCTGGGTGCCTGCTTCGCCATCTGTACACAGTCCCCCAAGGGAGTAGGTATGGGCGTGGTGGGTAGAGGGCCCCAGCCAAAGGGCAC from the Manis javanica isolate MJ-LG chromosome 11, MJ_LKY, whole genome shotgun sequence genome contains:
- the SLC39A13 gene encoding zinc transporter ZIP13 isoform X3, with translation MPGCPCPCCGMTGQRLLFLTALALELLGGTGGSQQALWSWGAATACHLDNKESESWGTLLSGERLDTWICSLLGSLMVGLSGVFPLLIIPLEMGATLHSEAGAQRLKQLLSFALGGLLGNVFLHLLPEAWAYTCSTSPGGKGQSLQQQQQLGLWVITGFLTFLALEKMLLDSKEEEETSQASSKDPAAAAVLNGGHYLAQPAAETGVSAVVRSIKVSGYLNLLANTIDNFTHGLAVAASFLVSKKIGLLTTMAILLHEIPHEVGDFAILLRAGFDRWSAAKLQLSTALGGLLGACFAICTQSPKGVEETVTWILPFTSGGFLYIALVNVLPDLLEEDDPCDKRPGFTL
- the SLC39A13 gene encoding zinc transporter ZIP13 isoform X4; the encoded protein is MPGCPCPCCGMTGQRLLFLTALALELLGGTGGSQQALWSWGAATACHLDNKESESWGTLLSGERLDTWICSLLGSLMVGLSGVFPLLIIPLEMGATLHSEGGKGQSLQQQQQLGLWVITGFLTFLALEKMLLDSKEEEETSQASSKDPAAAAVLNGGHYLAQPAAETGVSAVVRSIKVSGYLNLLANTIDNFTHGLAVAASFLVSKKIGLLTTMAILLHEIPHEVGDFAILLRAGFDRWSAAKLQLSTALGGLLGACFAICTQSPKGVEETVTWILPFTSGGFLYIALVNVLPDLLEEDDPWRSLQQVLLLCAGIVAMVMFSLFVE
- the SLC39A13 gene encoding zinc transporter ZIP13 isoform X1, with translation MPGCPCPCCGMTGQRLLFLTALALELLGGTGGSQQALWSWGAATACHLDNKESESWGTLLSGERLDTWICSLLGSLMVGLSGVFPLLIIPLEMGATLHSEAGAQRLKQLLSFALGGLLGNVFLHLLPEAWAYTCSTSPGGKGQSLQQQQQLGLWVITGFLTFLALEKMLLDSKEEEETSQASSKDPAAAAVLNGGHYLAQPAAETGVSAVVRSIKVSGYLNLLANTIDNFTHGLAVAASFLVSKKIGLLTTMAILLHEIPHEVGDFAILLRAGFDRWSAAKLQLSTALGGLLGACFAICTQSPKGVEETVTWILPFTSGGFLYIALVNVLPDLLEEDDPWRSLQQVLLLCAGIVAMVMFSLFVE
- the SLC39A13 gene encoding zinc transporter ZIP13 isoform X2, with translation MPGCPCPCCGMTGQRLLFLTALALELLGGTGGSQQALWSWGAATACHLDNKESESWGTLLSGERLDTWICSLLGSLMVGLSGVFPLLIIPLEMGATLHSEAGAQRLKQLLSFALGGLLGNVFLHLLPEAWAYTCSTSPGGKGQSLQQQQQLGLWVITGFLTFLALEKMLLDSKEEEETSQASSKDPAAAAVLNGGHYLAQPAAETGVSAVVRSIKVSGYLNLLANTIDNFTHGLAVAASFLVSKKIGLLTTMAILLHEIPHEVGDFAILLRAGFDRWSAAKLQLSTALGGLLGACFAICTQSPKGVEETVTWILPFTSGGFLYIALVNVLPDLLEEDDPWRKPRVLCLP